The proteins below are encoded in one region of Campylobacter helveticus:
- a CDS encoding ATP-dependent Clp protease adaptor ClpS, with translation MEKLESLQKEDLQEPKMYKVVLLNDDVTTMDFVIEVLMRVFFHSFEKASELMMQIHYEGSGVCGIYTQEIALSKHKKVQIMAMEAHFPLQSRVEEE, from the coding sequence ATGGAAAAACTTGAAAGTTTGCAAAAAGAGGATTTGCAAGAACCGAAAATGTATAAGGTTGTGCTTTTAAATGACGATGTTACAACGATGGATTTTGTGATTGAAGTTTTAATGCGTGTGTTTTTTCATAGTTTTGAAAAGGCAAGTGAGCTTATGATGCAAATTCATTATGAGGGAAGTGGAGTGTGTGGAATTTATACTCAAGAAATTGCCCTTTCAAAGCATAAAAAGGTGCAAATAATGGCGATGGAGGCACATTTTCCTTTGCAAAGTAGGGTGGAGGAAGAATGA
- a CDS encoding ATP-dependent helicase: protein MKILQSLNESQKEAVRHIDGAMLILAGAGSGKTKTITTRLAYLIDEVGIPAQSTLTLTFTNKAAMVMKTRALELIREKDASPLLCTFHKFGLMFLRLHIARLGRKNDFVVIDSDDVKKILKEIIGAEKDNVNFIMSEISRFKNMGFNADMVFEEVEKYKDDEQNYKKYFKLATCYKNYQNYLLRYNFVDFDDLLLLTCFLLEDEEFAKIQSQIYRYIMVDEYQDTNFLQHKILKSLCKSHENLCVVGDDDQSIYSWRGAKVENILNFQNEFEKVKLVKLEQNYRSVGTILKAANELIAHNQKRLGKTLICTKDEGDEIEICACEDEREESAMVARKIKALLDGGVKMDEIAVLFRVNALSRALEEALMKEKIPYLLLSGMRFYERAEIKDMIAYLRLINNLEDDFSFKRIINRPKRGFGEVALQKLEKHAQIHQISLFEALCNLEGSGVFSQKLQNELRDFIENIKSLRELSSLKEVIEQLDERFKFKEFYEKQNESEDKIANINEFCASLKDRIENENIESLEEILSEISLLSEQDKTHKGVCIMSVHTSKGLEFDYVFVIGLEMGFFPVGYDNIEEERRLAYVAFTRAKKRLSLSYVNSRFHQGSRAYLQKSCFLEESGVLDKEIEVSEGFKKGDLVRHKIFGVGRVVGVNEDKLNINFGGIERIILDSYVERAV, encoded by the coding sequence ATGAAAATTTTACAAAGTCTCAATGAAAGCCAAAAAGAAGCAGTGAGGCATATAGACGGAGCTATGCTTATTTTAGCAGGGGCTGGAAGTGGTAAGACTAAGACCATCACAACGCGTCTTGCGTATCTTATCGATGAGGTGGGAATTCCAGCACAAAGCACCCTAACGCTAACTTTTACAAATAAAGCTGCTATGGTGATGAAAACAAGAGCCTTAGAGCTTATTAGAGAAAAAGACGCTTCGCCATTACTTTGCACCTTTCATAAATTTGGTTTAATGTTTTTAAGACTTCACATTGCAAGGCTTGGGCGTAAAAATGATTTTGTCGTTATCGATAGCGATGATGTAAAAAAAATTCTCAAAGAAATCATCGGTGCGGAAAAAGATAATGTGAATTTTATAATGAGTGAAATTTCTCGTTTTAAAAATATGGGTTTTAACGCGGATATGGTTTTTGAAGAAGTGGAAAAATACAAAGATGATGAGCAAAATTATAAGAAATATTTCAAACTTGCGACTTGTTATAAAAATTATCAAAATTACCTTTTAAGATATAATTTTGTGGATTTTGATGATTTGCTTTTGCTTACTTGTTTTTTACTTGAAGATGAGGAATTTGCGAAGATACAGAGTCAAATTTATCGTTATATTATGGTTGATGAATATCAAGATACAAATTTCTTGCAACATAAAATTTTAAAAAGCCTTTGCAAAAGCCACGAAAATCTTTGTGTCGTGGGAGATGATGACCAAAGTATTTATAGCTGGAGGGGGGCTAAGGTTGAAAATATCCTTAATTTCCAAAACGAATTTGAAAAGGTTAAGTTGGTTAAGTTAGAGCAAAATTATCGCTCTGTCGGCACGATTTTAAAGGCGGCTAATGAGCTTATCGCCCATAATCAAAAAAGATTAGGTAAGACTTTAATTTGCACTAAAGATGAGGGAGATGAGATTGAAATTTGCGCCTGTGAAGACGAGAGAGAGGAAAGTGCTATGGTCGCAAGGAAGATTAAAGCACTTTTAGACGGGGGTGTAAAAATGGACGAAATCGCCGTTTTATTTCGCGTTAATGCCCTTTCTCGTGCGCTTGAGGAAGCCTTGATGAAAGAGAAAATTCCTTATCTTTTATTGAGTGGAATGCGTTTTTATGAAAGAGCGGAAATAAAAGATATGATAGCTTATCTTAGGCTCATTAATAATTTGGAAGACGATTTTTCTTTTAAACGCATTATTAATAGACCTAAGAGAGGTTTTGGGGAGGTGGCACTTCAAAAATTAGAAAAACACGCACAAATACATCAAATTTCGCTTTTTGAGGCTTTGTGTAATTTAGAAGGGAGTGGAGTTTTTAGTCAAAAATTACAAAATGAATTGCGTGATTTTATAGAAAATATCAAAAGTTTAAGAGAGCTTTCGAGCCTAAAAGAAGTGATAGAGCAGCTTGATGAAAGGTTTAAATTTAAAGAATTTTACGAAAAGCAAAATGAAAGTGAAGATAAGATAGCAAATATTAATGAGTTTTGTGCAAGCCTAAAAGATAGGATAGAAAATGAAAATATCGAAAGCTTGGAGGAAATTTTGAGCGAAATTTCACTTTTAAGCGAGCAAGACAAGACACATAAGGGCGTATGTATAATGAGTGTGCATACGAGCAAGGGCTTGGAATTTGATTATGTTTTTGTGATAGGCTTGGAAATGGGCTTTTTCCCTGTGGGCTATGATAATATCGAGGAGGAGCGCCGCCTAGCCTATGTGGCTTTCACTAGGGCAAAGAAGAGATTGAGTTTGAGTTATGTAAATTCGCGTTTTCATCAAGGCTCAAGGGCGTATTTGCAAAAAAGTTGTTTTTTAGAAGAAAGTGGAGTGCTTGATAAAGAAATTGAAGTAAGTGAGGGCTTTAAAAAAGGCGATTTGGTGCGACATAAAATCTTTGGAGTGGGGAGAGTTGTTGGGGTTAATGAGGATAAATTAAATATCAATTTTGGTGGCATTGAAAGGATAATTCTAGATTCTTATGTAGAAAGGGCGGTATGA
- a CDS encoding YeiH family protein, with the protein MQRIYKDYVNGFVLVLLVSLASYYVSTLSWVENLHLSPLILSVLLGIFAAPLFRVAKNSCEKAVVFSAKKLLRLGIILFGFNVTLDSIASVGLSGILLSVAVAVAILWLGYVIGVKVLKLDKEIAILVSAGSAICGAAAVLALESSIKSKPYKGVIAVGTVVLFGLLGMFLYPLFYAIQIPSFSHTQEGYFIGLTLHELANVVGAGGAISSQTQEVALIVKMIRVILLVAVLLIVPYLFTQSKEGERRKLHIPWFAFWFLGVVLLHSFVNLPNELVESLKFLSSFFLVMAMSALGLQVDFKKFLECGIKAFVLAFILFVILIFGGFLLVHYFVA; encoded by the coding sequence ATGCAAAGAATTTATAAAGATTATGTTAATGGCTTTGTGCTTGTGCTTTTGGTAAGCCTTGCAAGTTATTATGTTAGCACCTTATCTTGGGTTGAAAACTTACATTTATCACCTTTGATTTTAAGTGTGCTTCTTGGCATATTTGCAGCGCCTTTGTTTAGAGTTGCAAAAAATAGCTGTGAAAAGGCGGTTGTTTTTAGTGCTAAAAAACTCTTAAGGCTAGGGATTATCCTTTTTGGCTTTAATGTAACTCTTGATAGCATTGCGTCTGTTGGCTTGAGTGGAATTTTATTAAGCGTTGCGGTTGCGGTTGCGATTTTGTGGCTTGGATATGTGATTGGGGTAAAAGTTTTAAAGCTTGATAAAGAAATTGCGATTTTGGTAAGTGCTGGAAGTGCGATTTGTGGAGCAGCAGCGGTTTTGGCTTTAGAATCTTCTATTAAATCAAAGCCTTATAAGGGTGTGATTGCGGTTGGCACGGTTGTGCTTTTTGGGCTTTTAGGGATGTTTTTATACCCTTTGTTTTATGCGATACAAATTCCTTCTTTTTCTCACACGCAGGAAGGTTATTTCATAGGGCTAACGCTACACGAGTTGGCAAATGTCGTGGGTGCTGGTGGGGCGATTTCTTCTCAAACTCAAGAAGTGGCGTTAATTGTTAAGATGATTCGCGTGATTTTGCTTGTCGCGGTGCTATTAATCGTGCCTTACCTTTTTACGCAAAGTAAAGAGGGTGAGCGTAGAAAGCTCCATATCCCTTGGTTTGCGTTTTGGTTTTTGGGGGTTGTATTGTTGCATTCTTTTGTTAATTTACCGAACGAGCTTGTAGAATCCTTAAAGTTTTTATCTAGCTTTTTTTTAGTAATGGCAATGAGTGCTTTGGGACTTCAGGTGGATTTTAAGAAATTTTTAGAGTGTGGGATAAAGGCTTTTGTTTTGGCTTTTATTCTATTTGTAATTTTGATTTTTGGCGGTTTCTTGCTTGTGCATTATTTTGTAGCGTAA
- a CDS encoding 4-(cytidine 5'-diphospho)-2-C-methyl-D-erythritol kinase: MKANAKANIFLKITGLDNRGYHLLNSRFVLLETLYDELFLVEEKQKEGFEILSTFECEDNIINKAYRLLCDEGFKNELEELFATKSLKLIKNIPTYAGLGGGSSDAATFLKMINETLNLKISREKMLQLSTKLGADVAFFLSEAKSANVKGCGEIIEEFDDELVELEFIFPQISCETARVYEEFDNAKCDFAKALKEAQHYETLSTKELLEYENLSLNDLFMPCIRLYPKMREFLEKGYFLSGSGSSVFKAKR; the protein is encoded by the coding sequence ATGAAAGCTAATGCAAAAGCAAATATTTTTTTAAAAATTACAGGACTTGATAATAGGGGCTATCATCTTTTAAATTCGCGTTTTGTGCTTTTGGAGACGCTTTATGATGAGCTTTTTTTGGTGGAGGAAAAGCAAAAAGAAGGTTTTGAAATTTTAAGCACTTTTGAGTGCGAGGATAATATCATTAATAAGGCGTATCGTTTGCTTTGCGATGAGGGATTTAAAAACGAGCTTGAAGAGCTTTTTGCTACAAAAAGCTTAAAGCTTATAAAAAATATCCCAACTTACGCTGGGCTTGGAGGTGGCAGTAGTGATGCTGCTACATTTTTAAAAATGATAAATGAAACATTAAATCTTAAAATTTCTAGGGAAAAAATGCTACAACTAAGCACAAAGTTAGGGGCTGATGTGGCTTTTTTCTTAAGCGAGGCAAAAAGTGCAAATGTAAAAGGCTGTGGTGAAATCATCGAGGAATTTGACGATGAGTTGGTTGAGCTTGAGTTTATTTTTCCTCAAATTTCTTGTGAAACGGCTAGGGTTTATGAGGAATTTGATAATGCAAAATGTGATTTTGCTAAAGCCTTAAAAGAAGCACAACATTACGAAACTCTAAGCACAAAAGAGCTTTTAGAATATGAAAATTTAAGTCTTAATGACCTTTTTATGCCTTGTATAAGGCTCTATCCTAAGATGAGAGAATTTTTAGAAAAAGGCTATTTTTTAAGTGGAAGTGGAAGTAGTGTTTTTAAGGCTAAAAGATGA
- the csrA gene encoding carbon storage regulator CsrA, translating to MLILSRKEGQSLQIGDEIEIKIVQTGKGYAKIGIEAPKSLLILRKELITQIKDENLHSVVQNEIKLDDLSKKLKQ from the coding sequence ATGTTGATTTTATCGAGAAAAGAAGGGCAAAGCTTACAAATAGGCGATGAGATAGAAATTAAGATTGTTCAAACGGGCAAAGGCTACGCTAAGATAGGCATTGAAGCGCCTAAATCTTTGCTGATTTTAAGAAAAGAATTAATCACGCAGATTAAAGATGAGAATTTGCATTCTGTCGTGCAAAATGAAATAAAGCTTGATGATTTAAGCAAAAAGCTTAAGCAATGA
- the truB gene encoding tRNA pseudouridine(55) synthase TruB, with product MNKLFVAYKPTQISSNAFLSQIKKKYKIKKAGYSGTLDPFAKGVLIIAFNQYTKLFRFLNKSPKTYRATIWLGVKSLSLDTQNIKEVKILPSFDLEQIKKVCEELLGEVSFFPPQFSAKRSEGKRAYEFAKRGESAPLKECKMQVFSYEILHYTHPFLSIELTLSEGGYVRSYCELLAKKLGINATLSSLERLSEGNFFYNGEKSLNVLEYLNLKRNSLKDLSKLENGTKIALEELEIKEDGEYFLEDEKIFSIIKIENGKVEYILNKVEKC from the coding sequence ATGAATAAGCTTTTTGTTGCTTACAAACCCACTCAAATAAGCTCAAATGCTTTTTTAAGTCAAATTAAGAAAAAGTATAAAATTAAAAAGGCTGGATATTCTGGCACACTAGACCCCTTTGCAAAAGGTGTTTTAATCATCGCTTTTAATCAATACACAAAACTTTTTCGTTTTTTAAATAAAAGTCCAAAAACTTACCGAGCTACCATTTGGCTTGGGGTTAAGTCCCTAAGTCTTGATACGCAAAATATTAAAGAGGTGAAGATTTTACCTAGTTTTGATTTGGAGCAAATTAAGAAAGTTTGCGAGGAGCTTTTGGGCGAAGTTTCTTTTTTTCCGCCTCAATTTAGCGCAAAAAGAAGCGAGGGAAAAAGAGCATATGAATTTGCCAAGAGGGGAGAGAGTGCGCCACTTAAAGAATGCAAAATGCAAGTTTTTTCTTATGAAATTTTACACTATACACACCCCTTTTTGAGTATAGAATTAACATTAAGCGAGGGGGGATATGTGCGTTCATATTGTGAGCTTTTGGCAAAAAAGCTTGGTATTAATGCAACTTTGAGTTCTTTAGAGCGTTTAAGCGAGGGGAATTTTTTTTATAATGGGGAAAAAAGTTTAAATGTGCTAGAATATTTAAATCTTAAAAGAAATTCTCTAAAAGATTTAAGTAAGCTTGAAAATGGCACAAAAATTGCCCTAGAAGAGCTTGAGATTAAAGAAGATGGAGAATATTTTTTAGAAGATGAGAAGATTTTTTCTATTATAAAAATTGAAAATGGAAAAGTGGAATATATTTTAAATAAGGTTGAGAAATGTTGA
- a CDS encoding redoxin domain-containing protein, producing MRKIQILFLTFLFSLFFVGCASEEVKNELDFKEFTLGEKVLLKSVNGGEKTLVRKEKGFVVEGEEDKILMFDFFGTFCQPCKEEALELSKLWQNNAKHFTLIGLSHFEEVGDEEVLKFAKDYNAFYFLSNSKEKDRVIAQILKDIAYQNMEQLPFKVVLKDGIYQSVSDFWNKGKKVNFYLGKVPSEFMQEDINVILQGKS from the coding sequence ATGCGAAAAATACAAATTTTATTTTTAACCTTTTTATTTTCACTTTTTTTTGTAGGGTGTGCGAGTGAAGAAGTAAAAAATGAGCTGGATTTTAAAGAATTTACACTTGGTGAAAAGGTGCTTTTAAAGAGTGTTAATGGTGGAGAAAAAACTCTTGTTAGGAAAGAAAAAGGTTTTGTCGTTGAGGGAGAAGAGGATAAAATTTTAATGTTTGATTTTTTTGGCACTTTTTGTCAGCCTTGCAAAGAGGAAGCTTTGGAGCTTAGTAAATTGTGGCAAAATAATGCCAAGCATTTCACACTCATAGGCTTAAGTCATTTTGAAGAAGTGGGCGATGAAGAGGTGTTAAAATTCGCTAAAGATTACAATGCTTTTTATTTTTTAAGCAACTCAAAAGAAAAAGATAGAGTTATCGCACAAATTCTAAAAGATATCGCCTACCAAAATATGGAGCAATTACCCTTTAAAGTTGTTTTAAAAGATGGAATTTATCAAAGCGTGAGCGATTTTTGGAATAAGGGTAAAAAGGTCAATTTTTATCTTGGTAAAGTGCCAAGCGAATTTATGCAAGAAGATATTAATGTGATTTTACAAGGCAAATCATAA
- the smpB gene encoding SsrA-binding protein SmpB gives MKIIARNKKALFDYHIIERFEAGIVLKGSEVVALRAGRANLKDSFVRIIRGELFLLNAHISLLSTTHSFYRHEERGARKLLMHRKQIDKLLGKVSVEGYTLVALELYFNAKNKAKLTLALAKGKTLHDKREVLKKKQADLDAKMAMKNYK, from the coding sequence ATGAAAATTATCGCTAGAAATAAAAAGGCTTTATTTGATTATCACATTATAGAGCGTTTTGAGGCTGGTATCGTGCTAAAGGGCAGTGAAGTCGTAGCTTTAAGGGCTGGTAGGGCGAATTTAAAGGATTCTTTTGTGCGGATTATTAGAGGGGAGCTTTTTTTGCTAAACGCTCACATTTCTTTACTTAGCACGACACATAGTTTTTATAGGCACGAAGAAAGAGGGGCTAGAAAACTCTTAATGCACAGAAAGCAAATTGATAAATTGCTGGGTAAAGTGAGTGTTGAGGGTTATACTTTGGTGGCTTTAGAGCTTTATTTTAACGCCAAAAATAAAGCAAAATTAACCCTAGCATTAGCGAAAGGCAAAACCTTGCACGACAAAAGAGAGGTTTTAAAGAAAAAACAAGCCGATTTAGACGCCAAAATGGCAATGAAAAATTATAAATAA